The Romeriopsis navalis LEGE 11480 genome has a segment encoding these proteins:
- a CDS encoding multicopper oxidase family protein, whose translation MHRRDFLTLSTTSLGATLLTQCSSSRSNPITQNASPIATTVAAELYQSQNGQLDLALEARPSVLKIGNQSSDLLSYSGRIPGPRIEAKPGDRVRLKFRNALASPTNLHFHGLHIPPTRPADNPFLRIAPGDQTTYEFTIPQDHPSVTAYYHPHLHGYVAQQIFGGLGGIFVVRGALDQIPEVQAAQEEFLFLKDFDLSQNFNSRSGHMGMQMIGREGNVLTINGQIAPRIKLTKGLLRLRIVNASTSRFYRLALEKHSLYLIATDAGAIEQPRELSELLLSPGERAEVLIKADQGAGQYRLLNLPYERAAMGMGRGMMGRGMMGEPDNRSTTNVLATLSYEEDVQPQALPDKLIPVSRLAKPSTQRQFTMNHGMAPGQGMVFLINGRPFAPDRVDTQVKLGSVEDWEIINTGVMDHPFHLHTNRFQIIEQNGQPVATPMWKDTVLVKTGESVKIRVAFQDYPGKTVYHCHILDHEDLGMMGIIEMMA comes from the coding sequence ATGCACCGCCGTGATTTCCTCACTCTGAGTACTACTAGCCTCGGGGCTACCTTGCTCACGCAGTGTAGTTCCAGCCGGAGTAATCCAATTACCCAGAATGCTTCACCCATCGCTACGACAGTGGCGGCGGAATTGTACCAAAGTCAAAATGGGCAATTGGACTTAGCCCTAGAAGCGAGACCGTCTGTCCTGAAAATCGGCAATCAGTCAAGTGACCTACTGAGCTACAGTGGCCGTATTCCTGGCCCTCGTATCGAAGCTAAACCGGGAGATCGTGTTCGTCTCAAGTTTCGGAATGCGCTGGCAAGTCCAACTAATCTGCATTTCCACGGTCTCCATATTCCGCCCACGCGTCCCGCTGATAATCCCTTTCTCCGCATTGCCCCTGGCGACCAAACCACCTACGAATTCACGATTCCCCAAGACCATCCTAGCGTCACAGCCTATTATCACCCCCACCTGCATGGCTACGTCGCGCAACAAATTTTTGGCGGCTTAGGTGGCATCTTTGTGGTGCGGGGGGCACTTGATCAAATTCCGGAGGTCCAGGCAGCCCAAGAAGAATTCTTATTCCTCAAAGACTTTGATTTATCGCAAAACTTCAATTCGCGATCAGGCCATATGGGAATGCAGATGATTGGCCGTGAAGGAAATGTTCTCACAATCAATGGGCAAATTGCGCCTCGGATTAAGCTAACCAAAGGCTTGCTTCGATTGCGGATTGTTAATGCTTCTACCTCGCGCTTTTATCGGTTGGCCCTCGAAAAACATTCCTTATACTTGATTGCTACTGATGCAGGCGCGATCGAGCAACCCCGCGAACTATCAGAACTTCTATTATCACCAGGAGAACGGGCGGAGGTCTTAATTAAAGCCGATCAAGGAGCTGGACAATACCGCTTGCTGAACTTGCCTTATGAGCGAGCCGCTATGGGCATGGGGCGCGGCATGATGGGACGTGGCATGATGGGGGAGCCGGATAATCGTTCGACCACTAATGTATTAGCCACTCTCTCTTACGAAGAGGATGTTCAGCCGCAAGCACTTCCAGATAAGTTGATTCCGGTCTCACGGCTAGCAAAGCCGAGTACTCAGCGACAGTTCACCATGAATCATGGCATGGCTCCTGGGCAAGGTATGGTATTCCTGATTAACGGCCGACCCTTTGCGCCTGATCGAGTGGATACTCAAGTCAAACTCGGAAGTGTTGAAGATTGGGAAATTATCAATACAGGTGTAATGGACCATCCATTCCATTTACATACCAACCGCTTTCAAATTATTGAGCAGAATGGTCAGCCAGTTGCAACACCAATGTGGAAAGATACGGTCTTAGTTAAGACCGGAGAATCGGTCAAAATTCGCGTTGCTTTCCAGGATTATCCAGGTAAAACGGTTTATCACTGTCATATCCTTGACCATGAAGACCTCGGCATGATGGGAATAATTGAGATGATGGCTTAA
- the rppB gene encoding two-component system sensor histidine kinase RppB encodes MYKTPLFNQPRLRLALLYAMVTGSILGLLGYGAHLVILQSVNRIIDRELSLLSNSLTEMMRPVLTQSGEISPNAQAQLSSLCLPEQVCQPDSSNSPLQQIVNQGYSLQLLNHRGETVAAIGQHPESLPSNSKLLAYHTQNISGGKPYHFHLMPLRKQSGEMWGYLQVGQSVGQFDEYMDTLHLLLIFGIPFAMILIGGASWWLAGLAMQPIYQSYAQMQQFTADAAHELRTPIATMQATIESTLAASDTAAETTQTLTALQRQNQRLKHLTQDMLLLTRLENDSTSITQERICLNEVIEDLEEELLPLALAANIHFQCHVPANGSKLWLKGDAGQIYRLISNLITNAINYTPSSGNVTVSLISQASEAIIQVQDTGIGIPAEELPHLYARFYRVNQDRGRKTGGSGLGLSIAQTIAQKHGGRITATSTLGQGSQFQIHLPLA; translated from the coding sequence ATGTATAAAACGCCGCTATTTAACCAACCTCGACTACGTCTAGCATTACTTTATGCCATGGTCACTGGCAGTATTCTAGGGCTATTGGGATATGGTGCACACCTCGTAATTTTACAATCGGTTAATCGAATAATTGACCGCGAGTTATCACTGCTTTCAAACTCCCTCACTGAAATGATGAGACCAGTCTTGACACAATCTGGAGAAATCAGTCCGAATGCACAAGCTCAACTCTCTAGCCTGTGTTTGCCTGAGCAGGTTTGCCAACCGGATTCATCAAATTCGCCATTGCAACAAATCGTGAATCAGGGCTACTCACTCCAGTTGTTGAACCATCGAGGGGAAACAGTTGCAGCCATTGGCCAACACCCTGAAAGTTTACCGAGTAACTCAAAACTGCTGGCCTACCATACGCAAAATATTAGTGGTGGTAAACCTTATCATTTTCATCTGATGCCACTTCGCAAACAGTCGGGGGAAATGTGGGGGTATCTTCAAGTCGGACAGTCTGTTGGGCAGTTTGATGAGTATATGGATACCTTACATCTGTTGCTCATCTTCGGCATTCCATTCGCAATGATTCTGATTGGTGGTGCAAGCTGGTGGCTAGCAGGTCTAGCGATGCAACCAATCTATCAGTCATATGCTCAAATGCAGCAATTTACCGCCGATGCAGCCCACGAGCTGCGGACACCAATTGCGACGATGCAAGCCACAATCGAGTCAACTCTAGCCGCGTCCGACACCGCAGCAGAAACAACTCAAACCCTGACGGCCTTACAACGGCAAAATCAACGGCTAAAACACCTCACTCAGGATATGCTGCTGCTCACACGCCTTGAAAATGACAGCACTTCTATCACTCAGGAGCGTATCTGCCTCAATGAAGTGATAGAGGATCTTGAGGAAGAACTGCTGCCCCTTGCCCTTGCGGCTAATATTCACTTCCAGTGTCATGTTCCAGCTAATGGAAGCAAACTTTGGCTCAAAGGTGATGCAGGACAGATTTATCGCCTTATTAGCAATCTAATTACCAACGCAATTAATTACACGCCGAGCAGCGGGAACGTTACAGTATCGCTTATTTCACAGGCTTCTGAAGCAATTATTCAAGTTCAAGATACGGGCATTGGCATTCCAGCGGAGGAACTACCGCACTTGTATGCCCGATTCTACCGTGTGAATCAGGATCGCGGACGCAAAACAGGTGGGTCGGGCCTCGGCCTCTCGATCGCCCAAACAATTGCCCAGAAGCATGGTGGTCGCATCACAGCCACTAGCACTCTTGGCCAAGGTAGTCAGTTTCAGATTCATCTTCCCCTCGCTTAA
- a CDS encoding efflux RND transporter permease subunit, translated as MKEFLTRWSIKHPVIVAALYVGVLILSFLVLFGLPVRMMPYVESPLVAVITQAPGSSPEEIETYITKPLEQRMTVLEDVRFIRSTSQQNLSLVTVQFGWGGNVEKAVQSVQSLMNAAEGDTELQGLNARSYWVLPIDPLNRPVLTLSLTGEKWDPVQLREFADNALVDRLTQVEHVQAVSIFGGYRRQLQVNVDRQKIGAYGLSIVQVRDALDRNNLSQGSGILTQGDTEILVRTDERIQNAEALLSYPLLERNGQVVYLRDVATVQDTYEERRSSYRYNGEAALAINIIQKPDSSSPAVIKQVQQELDKIKQEYPGLEFQEAYDNSFLVNVILQSTFKELLISVLLAGGVILIFLADFRATALIMISIPTSLALSTLPFAPMHMSLNSSTLIGMTMAIGKLVDDSIIVIDAIEQKMKQGFSPTQSAIRGTGEVFLASVAASCVMVAALLPTMLSGGLTGLMFVGLVWPMIFAFVASVLVSVTLVPLLAALFYKSRPTTRRQTLLQKVLSPVNYGFQQIERGYGWLLGLSLRYREIALAVIASTVVLAIALYPLVPQEMMPLGDSGQFMATLEMDAGSSFAKTDASTAQLEALLLEQPEIAQVSSQIGFELTRNSTYFTGYSMGNANTASLTITLKLKRNRDIWRVMDAVHAEAMSQIPGIRRLAFKEMGVDVMATSAAPIQLAVYGDDLDVLHKLANQVLAIAEKTPGLMMAQTSSAMTQPELILNVDRRRAQELGLSVEAIATQARFALNGGMTERSYNRPNLRQNSILVRYDADARGTPQDLNSTYLTTSAGQQIPLNTLVQLEYRQGPTLIEHVNGKRVVYVNGYYRRNGPASMDLSMAIAMNAGAQLDLPPGYGIDSMGDMTDMMIEFERLLNGLGISLALIYIILVIQFNSFIQPLVMMLSVPLQLVGVFGGLILANQTLSTVSILGIIILSGMSLSAAILLLELVLTKRQAGIPRELAIAQAGPVRLKAIVMTTFTTLIVVVRLAFFPEIGSDAYSSIATVILGGLVISTLLTLIVVPIVYTFVDDITILIRRLLYRFQSKRKLES; from the coding sequence TGAGACTTACATTACAAAACCGCTAGAGCAGCGCATGACGGTTCTGGAGGACGTGCGCTTCATCCGGTCTACTTCACAACAGAATCTCTCACTGGTGACGGTGCAATTCGGTTGGGGTGGCAATGTTGAAAAGGCGGTACAGTCTGTTCAGAGTCTGATGAATGCGGCAGAAGGTGATACCGAGTTACAGGGACTTAATGCGCGCTCCTATTGGGTGCTGCCGATCGACCCCTTAAACCGTCCAGTTTTAACCCTATCGCTCACAGGTGAAAAATGGGACCCAGTACAGCTGCGAGAGTTTGCGGATAATGCGTTGGTCGATCGTCTGACCCAAGTTGAGCATGTACAGGCAGTATCAATTTTTGGCGGGTATCGTCGCCAGCTTCAGGTTAATGTCGATCGTCAGAAAATCGGAGCCTATGGTCTATCGATCGTGCAAGTTCGGGATGCACTTGATCGCAATAATTTAAGTCAAGGTTCTGGAATTCTGACTCAAGGCGATACAGAGATTCTAGTACGTACCGATGAGCGGATTCAAAATGCCGAGGCTTTACTCAGTTATCCACTGCTTGAGCGGAATGGGCAAGTTGTCTATTTGCGTGATGTCGCAACAGTCCAAGACACCTATGAGGAACGTCGCAGTAGCTACCGCTATAACGGCGAAGCCGCCCTTGCAATCAATATTATTCAAAAACCTGATTCTAGTTCCCCGGCTGTGATTAAGCAGGTGCAGCAAGAGTTAGACAAAATTAAGCAAGAATATCCGGGCCTAGAGTTTCAAGAGGCTTATGACAACTCATTTTTGGTCAATGTGATTTTGCAGAGTACGTTCAAGGAATTACTGATCAGTGTGCTGCTGGCAGGCGGAGTAATCCTCATATTCCTGGCGGATTTTCGGGCAACTGCCCTAATCATGATCTCCATCCCAACATCACTGGCGCTTTCAACACTGCCATTTGCACCGATGCATATGTCATTAAATTCTTCGACTTTAATCGGGATGACCATGGCGATCGGGAAACTAGTCGATGACTCGATCATCGTGATTGATGCAATCGAACAAAAAATGAAACAGGGCTTTAGTCCTACCCAATCAGCAATTCGGGGCACTGGAGAAGTATTTTTAGCCAGTGTTGCAGCAAGTTGTGTGATGGTTGCGGCACTACTACCGACAATGTTGTCGGGCGGGCTAACAGGTTTGATGTTTGTGGGCCTAGTATGGCCAATGATTTTTGCTTTTGTGGCCTCCGTCTTGGTCTCTGTTACCTTAGTGCCACTGCTAGCCGCATTATTTTACAAATCTCGTCCAACAACTCGGCGTCAAACACTACTTCAGAAAGTACTATCCCCAGTCAACTATGGTTTCCAACAAATAGAGCGTGGCTATGGTTGGTTGCTCGGTCTATCGCTACGCTATCGGGAAATAGCACTGGCAGTGATTGCTTCAACCGTCGTATTAGCTATCGCTCTGTATCCCTTGGTGCCGCAGGAGATGATGCCTCTGGGTGATTCTGGCCAATTCATGGCAACTCTAGAAATGGATGCTGGTAGCTCCTTTGCCAAAACTGACGCGAGTACTGCCCAGTTGGAAGCCCTATTGTTAGAACAGCCTGAAATTGCTCAGGTCTCTTCCCAGATTGGATTTGAGCTGACTCGCAATAGCACCTATTTTACTGGCTATAGTATGGGTAACGCGAATACGGCTTCCTTGACCATTACCCTAAAACTCAAGCGAAATCGAGATATTTGGCGAGTTATGGATGCAGTACATGCGGAGGCTATGTCCCAGATTCCCGGTATTCGTCGCCTCGCATTTAAAGAAATGGGAGTTGATGTGATGGCAACTTCAGCGGCACCGATTCAGCTAGCGGTCTATGGTGATGACCTCGATGTATTGCATAAGCTGGCGAATCAAGTTTTAGCCATCGCAGAGAAGACCCCTGGTTTGATGATGGCACAAACAAGTTCAGCGATGACTCAGCCAGAACTAATTCTGAATGTCGATCGTCGCCGTGCTCAAGAACTAGGTTTAAGTGTGGAAGCCATTGCCACTCAAGCACGATTTGCCTTGAACGGTGGCATGACTGAACGTTCATATAATCGCCCAAACCTGCGGCAAAACTCAATTCTGGTGCGCTATGACGCAGATGCGCGAGGTACACCACAAGATTTAAATAGCACTTATCTCACAACGTCAGCGGGTCAACAGATACCACTTAATACCTTGGTGCAGTTGGAATATCGTCAGGGACCAACATTAATTGAGCATGTCAATGGTAAGCGGGTTGTCTATGTCAATGGCTATTACCGTCGGAATGGTCCGGCATCAATGGATTTAAGTATGGCAATCGCGATGAATGCGGGAGCCCAGTTAGATTTACCACCAGGCTATGGAATTGACTCGATGGGCGATATGACCGATATGATGATCGAGTTTGAGCGCTTATTGAATGGCTTAGGTATCTCTCTAGCCTTAATCTATATAATTCTAGTGATTCAGTTTAATTCGTTCATTCAGCCACTGGTTATGATGCTATCGGTTCCGCTTCAGTTAGTGGGTGTATTTGGTGGATTGATTTTGGCGAATCAAACTCTTTCGACAGTATCAATTTTAGGCATCATTATTCTGTCGGGAATGTCTTTGTCGGCGGCTATTCTACTGCTAGAGCTAGTCTTAACCAAGCGTCAAGCAGGTATTCCGCGTGAGCTGGCAATTGCCCAGGCTGGCCCAGTCCGACTAAAAGCCATCGTGATGACAACTTTTACAACATTGATTGTTGTAGTACGGTTAGCATTTTTCCCAGAAATTGGTTCAGATGCTTACTCTTCTATCGCCACAGTCATTCTTGGCGGACTGGTAATTTCAACACTCCTTACCCTAATTGTTGTGCCAATTGTTTATACATTTGTAGATGATATAACCATTTTAATCCGGCGATTGCTGTATCGTTTTCAATCAAAAAGAAAACTAGAGAGCTAG
- a CDS encoding DUF411 domain-containing protein has translation MAKLPWKWTISIAVCVAVLAIGSNLYTSHLNRMTDGNVNASAQKHTILASPIVPQSAPIVSYRSPTCGCCGEWVKRMQAVGFTVEDNITENLDAIKKQHNLPNDLAACHTAIAAGYVIEGHIPAADIQRLLAEKPKIAGIAVPGMPIGSPGMESGNIRESYATYSFTKDGKVTIFQEHPA, from the coding sequence ATGGCTAAACTTCCCTGGAAATGGACAATCAGTATTGCTGTATGTGTTGCGGTCTTAGCGATCGGCAGCAACCTTTATACCAGTCACCTCAATCGTATGACTGATGGTAATGTGAATGCTTCAGCACAAAAACACACAATTCTAGCATCACCAATTGTGCCACAGAGCGCCCCTATCGTTTCCTATCGCAGTCCCACCTGTGGCTGTTGTGGCGAATGGGTGAAACGGATGCAAGCAGTGGGTTTCACGGTAGAAGATAATATTACTGAAAACCTTGATGCGATTAAAAAACAGCATAATCTACCGAATGATTTGGCTGCTTGCCATACCGCGATCGCTGCAGGCTATGTCATTGAAGGTCATATTCCTGCCGCCGATATTCAGCGCTTACTAGCGGAAAAACCCAAGATTGCTGGAATAGCCGTTCCGGGGATGCCGATCGGCTCTCCAGGCATGGAATCAGGCAACATCCGCGAATCCTATGCCACCTATAGCTTCACCAAAGATGGCAAAGTCACAATTTTTCAGGAACATCCAGCCTAA